From Jaculus jaculus isolate mJacJac1 chromosome 19, mJacJac1.mat.Y.cur, whole genome shotgun sequence, a single genomic window includes:
- the Vtcn1 gene encoding V-set domain-containing T-cell activation inhibitor 1 isoform X2 — MGQIVFWSIINIIIILAGAIAFIIGFGISGKHSITVTTSTSAGNIGEDGTLSCTFEPDIKLNGIVIQWLKDGVMGLVHEFKGGRDELSDQHEMFRGRTAVFADQVIVGNASLRLKNVRLTDAGTYKCHISTSKGKGHASLEYKTGAFSVPEMNVDYNASSESLRCEAPRWFPQPTVAWASQIDQGANFSEVSNTSFELNSENVTMKVVSVLYNVTINNTYSCMIENNIAKATGDIKVTGFQKSTGTLYKI, encoded by the exons CATTATTAACATCATCATTATTCTGGCTGGTGCAATTGCATTCATCATTGGCTTTGGTATTTCAG GGAAACACTCCATCACAGTCACCACTTCCACTTCAGCTGGGAACATCGGCGAGGATGGAACCCTGAGCTGCACTTTTGAACCTGATATCAAGCTCAATGGCATTGTGATCCAATGGCTGAAAGACGGTGTTATGGGTTTGGTCCACGAGTTcaaaggaggcagagatgagcTCTCAGACCAGCATGAAATGTTCAGAGGCCGGACAGCTGTGTTTGCCGATCAGGTGATAGTTGGCAATGCCTCTCTGAGACTGAAAAACGTGCGGCTCACAGATGCAGGCACCTACAAATGTCACATCAGCACTTCAAAAGGCAAAGGGCATGCCAGCCTTGAGTACAAAACTGGAG CCTTCAGTGTGCCAGAGATGAATGTGGACTATAATGCCAGTTCTGAGAGCCTGCGCTGTGAGGCTCCTCGATGGTTCCCCCAGCCCACAGTAGCCTGGGCATCCCAAATTGACCAAGGAGCCAACTTCTCAGAAGTCTCCAACACCAGCTTTGAGTTGAATTCTGAGAACGTGACCATGAAGGTTGTGTCCGTGCTCTACAATGTCACGATCAACAACACATACTCCTGTATGATTGAAAACAACATTGCCAAAGCCACAGGGGATATCAAAGTGACAG